In Lolium perenne isolate Kyuss_39 chromosome 5, Kyuss_2.0, whole genome shotgun sequence, the sequence ATGTGATCGCAAGTCTCCCAGCCACCGCAAAGGGCACAGCTTCCATCAGAGGGCCCCCGCCTCTTGACCAGCTGGTCCCCAGCTGGCAACCTACCCCTAATCAGCTGCCAGAGAAAGACCCGTATCTTAGGCGGAACCTTGGTGCGCCAAACCTCCTTGAAGTGGGTTATGGCCCCGCCCTGGGATAGTTTACAGTACATAGAGTTAGTGGAGTATTCCCCTGAAGGATCCAGCGACCAGCGGACCTCGTCCTCGCCCGAAAGGATGGGAGTGAGGTCGAAGATCCTACAGAGGTTGTCCCATTCCACCGTCTCCGCGAGACCGAAGGAGCGTCTAAACCGGATGTGCCACCCTTCATTGTCACGCACCCCTTCAACAGTGGCAAAGTGGTTATCGCAACAAGCAAAGAGGCGGGGGAAGGTCAGACGCAAGGGCCCCGTGCCCGTCCACCAGTCAAGCCAAAAGTAGGTACGTTTCCCATTCCGGACCTTGTGCTTGGCTCCCATTTTGAAATACCATTTGATCTTCTGAATGGCATTCCAGAACTGCGAGCCCTTAGTCGGCACAGCTGGAGAAAACAAGTCATGATCTCCCAGGTATTTGGCCCTTAGCAGGTCAGCCCACAGCCCCTCGCTGTTCTGATAGATCTTCCAGATCCATTTGAGCATAAGCGCGATATTCATAAATTTAGTGTTAAGGATTCCCAATCCTCCGAACGCCTTTGGCTTGCACACCGTGGCCCAATTTACCATATGGTACTTGCGCTTGGGACCCGCCCCCTCCCAAAAGAAGCAGGATCGGTGTCGGTTCATGGTCCCATGAGTAGCGTCGTGCAGCAGGTATAGCCCCATAGCAAACAACGGCAAGCTGGAGAGGCAGGAGTTGGTTAGCTCGAGTCTCCCCGCAGAGGCGAGAAAAAGCCCTTGCCAAGGCTCGACCCTGTGACCTACCTTGTCAGTGAGGAAATTCCAGTCCGCCACAGAAAGGGGTTTGTCACTAACGGGTAGGCCCAGGTATTTGAATGGCAAGCTCCCTAGCTTGCAGTTCAGGGCATCCACAAACTTCTGGCGCTCTTGGTCAGTGACCCCTGTCACGACCACCTCGCTCTTAGTGAAGTTGATCTTAAGTCCTGACATGTTCTCAAAGCACAGTAGCAGGAACTTAAGGTTGGCCACACCCACGTCCGAAGGTTCAAGAAGGATAAGGGTATCATCGGCGTACTGGAGGTGGGTGACACCACCAGGAATCAGGTGTGGCACGACCCCCTGGAGGTGCCCTGATTCGCAAGCTCTGGCAATAATGGCAGCTAGGGAGTCCACCATAAAGTCGAAGAGAATCGGGGAAAGAGGGTCCCCCTGACGCACTCCCCGAGCATTCCGGAAGTATTCCCCGATTACACCGTTGACATTGACTGCAGTTTGTCCTCCCGAGACCAACTGAAGTAGGCGGTGTACAATCATCGGGGAAAACCCCTTACAGAGGAGCACCTCCCTCAGGAAGCTCCAACTCACACGATCGAAGGCTTTCTCAAAATCCAGTTTGAGGAGGAGCCCCGGCAGTTTCTTAACCCTAAGTTCATGTGCGATCTCATGAAGAGCCAGCACTCCCTCGTGCAGGCTCCGACCCTTGATGAAAGCCGTCTGGCTACGGTCAATGGTTCTAGAAGCAATAGGAGCAAGACGGGTAGCAAAAGCTTTAGCGAAGAATTTAAAAATAACATTGATAAGAGCGATAGGCCTAAACTGCTTGATGTTGTCAGCGCCGTGGGATTAGGGATCAGGGAGATAACtccatagttgaggcgtgcgacgTCAATCCTCCCTAGGACAAAGTCATTGAGCATCTGAAGGATAGGCGCTTTAAGAGTTCCCCAGAACCTCTTGAAGAAGAGCACAGGAAGGCCATCCGGGCCTGGGGCTGAATCGGGCTTCATACCAGCCAGGACCTCGTCCAGCTCCTCCGCCGTGAAGGTGAGCTCAAGAGCCCTGTTCTCTTCCGCGCCAATCCTCTGGGTGACTGGCCAAAGGTTAGGTGCCAGGGAGAAGACCCTCTCCTCCCCTACCGTGCCCATCAGACCGTGGTAGAACTGATAGACATGCCCCATCATGTCTTCCTGGGAAGTGAGTTCCCCCTCCTCCGTGATGAGTCTGGGGATCATACACTTCCGCCGCCTCCCATTGGCAAAGGCGTGGAAGTAGGCAGTGCAGGCATCCCCTTTTAGGGTCCACTGAAGTCTACTCCGTTGGCGCCAGTACTCCTCCTCCAGCCCGTCCAGGTTAACGACTTGGTCCTCGAGAAAGTATCAAAGAGCCCAGCCATCATCATCGAGCCCACTCGTGTCCGCCGCCTTATCCAACTCTTGGATCTAAGAAATGAGGTCATCCCTCACCTGGCGGCGCAGCTTGCCTAGATTCGCACCCCATCCCCGGAGATGCTGTCTAAGGCATCTAGCAATGCATTGCCAGAGGTCAACGCTGCAGCGATGCGGCCCTAACGCATGGATGCAGTGGTCAATCTTCCCTTTGACCATCTCGTCGAACCCCGCCACCCTTAGCCACCACGATTGGAAGATAAACCTGGAAGGTCTCCGGACCCCCTGCTCCCCATCATCGAAGAGGAGGGGGTTGTGGTCGGAGCCTACCCTCGTGACAGCCAAAAGGGAGCAGAGCGGGAAGACCTGTTCCCACGCCGGAGAGACAAACACCCTATCCAGAACAGAGCGAACCGGGGAGAGCTGTCTGTTGGTCCAAGTAAACCTGGCACCTGTCCTATTAATCTCTCGCAGGGCCAGGCTCGCGATAACGTCATTGAACTGGCGCACCCTAGGCCAGTTAATGTTGTCATTGCTCTTATCATGAGCACCCCGAATGAGGTTGAAGTCGCCCCCAATGATGAGTGGGTAATGGCACGCTTCCACCTCCGACACCAGCTCATCCAGGAACTCCCTAGTCCTGGAGTGATCCGCTGGGCCGTAGACAAGGATACAAGTCCAGATAAGTCTCTTGCAGCGATGGAAAATGTCAGCGCTGATGAAGAAACTACCTTTCCTCCAGGCCCCTACCTCGAAGCACTCATCCCGGAACCCTAGGAGCATCCCCCCTGAGTGGCCATTGGCCGGCACCCAATTCCAATTGAATTGGCCGCCCTGCTCAAGACTCCGAAGCTCGGCCGCCGAGAAGTCCTGCCTAATCGTCTCTTGGAGACCAAGAATATCAATTCTCTCTTGTTGCATATAGTCACGTAATTGGGTGCGACGCCCTCGTCCCCCAAACCCACGCAAGTTATAGAAGAGGGCCCTCATTTGGACGAGCGCCTCTTATACTGTCTCGTGGAGACAGCGCGGACTGAGGCCTTAACACATTTCCGCAAAGGACGAGACCGCGTCGCGGCCGACGGTCCCTCGGCCACAGCAGGCCGCGTCCTGGCACGGGTGGCCGGCGTGCTCGCCGTGGAGACCCCTGCCTCACACGGTCCAGCACCCTGCGCACTCTGCGAAAGGAGAGCCGGGTCCTCCTCCTCGGCCACCTCTTGGGCCGTAGGAGAGCTCGCGAACTCCtgggtcgccgccgccgtctcggCTTCCCTAGCCAAGCGGCGGGCAGTCTCCGCCATGGCGGCTTGGACCCTCTCTTTGGCCCGAACAATGGAAAGCGCCTCCCCCGGCTCCCTTCCCGAAGGGACGAACATCATGCAGCTATCCGTGACAACAGAAGTGAGGTGTGAGTCAGAGAGGATGTCAAGAACAGAAAATTCATTACCTTTCTCCTTGACGATCGTCGACGCGGGCGCCGTCTTCCCCTCCAGGTTCTTCTCGGCTGTCAACTGCTGCGCCCTCGCCAGAGCGGAGGTACCGGGAGCCACGGAGGCGTTCCTGGCGCTCTTCCGCACCGCCGAGGCCGGGGTCGTCTGGGCACGCTTGTAGTAGATGGCCTTTGAGCGTGGGCCTTGGGCGATCGGCGTCACCACAGCCACCTCCGCCCTCAGATCGCCGCCCTCCACCTGCTCCTCCACATCGGACTCCTCCACCGTCTCCATCTCCACCAACTCCACACCCTCCTCACCCACGACCAGCGGCGGGGAAGGCAGCGAGCGCCTCGCCACTTTGGCCGGAGGCCCCTGCGCCTGCTGACTGTCGTCCACCCACGAGGCCAGAGGGTCAGTGAGGTGGGACTCCATCTCCCCAGACTCCAGGGACTCCTCAGTGGCCACAAGGTGGTCGCTCTGGACCCCGGGCATCAACTTGGAGGCATCAAGGAGGGGGAGGGAAGGCAGCACCTCCGCCGAGGCCGAGAGGTTGGAACCGTACTGGTCCAGAACGAGAGCCACTCCCAGTGAAGCTCCCGCAGATTTTGATCCTGAAGGACCCGAGGCACCCCCGGCCGCAGAAGGCGGGTCATCGCCCTTGCCCTTGTCTTTGCCACCGCGGCGAGAGCGGCGGTGTTTGTTCCACTCGCTGTCAGAGGACAGCTCATCGGAGTCATCCTCGCGATCCttgcgaggaggaggcggcggtggaCCCCCTGTCCCCGCCCCGGTCGACCCCCTCGGTGGTGCCTCAGCTTGCACCCCCACCGTGTAGCCTTCGCCATTGACGAAGATTTGCACAGAGCCTTTGATCCGCTCCGGATAGCGGCAGTGGAAGCGCATGCGGATGGGCTCATGCTCgcttttcttgatggagagctcgTCAACGTCGATAGGCCTGCCGATCATGGTAAACGCCGCCATGAGGCGCTCCCGCACCATCAGGTCCTCCGGCACCCCTGTGAGGCGGACCCAAGTGGAGGGGAGGATGAGGCTCGGCCTCGGAGCCAGGAAGGCCTCCCTGATCTCCGTGTCCGTCTTGCTCAAGGGGAGGTGCAGCTTCCCACTTCCAGTGCTGAGCTTCAGGGTCTGACGGGTGGGGAAGACCACTGAGAACTCAGAGTCGGAGATCTTGCTGACCTGCCAGTCCCACAGCTCATCAACCAAGTGTTTCAGCTCATCAGATAGTTGCTCTTCAGAGAGCGGTGCCGCGGTGAACTTGATGACCGCTGCAAAGACCTCACCACTGCCCTTACCCCCCCTTAGCGGCTCTACGTCGATGTTGTAGAAGCCGCCGCCGGTGATAGCATGCCCCATGGTCTCCAGCCGCATCCCTTTACCCCTTGACGGGCAGTTCGCGGACGTGTGTCCCTCCCCAGAGCACACAACGCAGAGAGGGTCGAAAGTGCAATCAGATTGGTAGTGCCCCTCACGCCCACATTTGAAGCACTCGCCCGCCGCCGGAGCCCCTGTCCGGGCGGGAGCCTGCTTGGCTTTGTCCTTGGCCGGTGGCAGGCCATCCCCTGATGTGCCACCAGCCTGCTTCTTCCCCTTGAGCTTCTGTTGCTGTTGCTGCCCACGGGAATTACCCCGCTCGCCCTGCCGCGGCTGCCCAGCACCCCTGCCGGAGTTGCCGTCGGGACGGCGGTTGGCCAGGGCATCCTCCCTCCGTCGCTGCTCCTCCCACCAAGGCGGCGGATCCCCGAAGGAGCCGAAGTCGCCCCGACCACGGTCTTGTCCCCCGGCACCCTCCTGCCAGCCGTCCTGGCGGCCAGGGCCATCGAGGTAGCGGTAGCCACCACCTTCCTGGCGCCCGCCGCCCGAGCCATCAGACCAGCCGCCCGAGTCAAAACAACTCCTTGCCATAGTAATCTCGTAGGGGTCATACAATTTCGTCACCGAACCCAACAAAATGGCAACAAGCTAGAACGCCGACTAATGTACGGGGAGGAGCTGCTCGGGTGTTTATTCCGCTTGATTTTAGTACTATATATGTAATTTGTTGGCAAGAAATCATATATTGTATGATCTAGTACAATAATGCTACTTGTCCGTTGCATATCGGGTTTGAGAGTAAAACCCCACGTTGTTTTAGCACACAATATACTCAAGGAGGAAACATGATAGAAAAGCGGCTACTAATCGTAGACAAAATTAAAGGGGAACATATGACAAGTAGGAACAAATGCAGGGAAATAGCGCGAGGCGCTTACATAAAGTCGATCGGGCGACGACGAACAAAGAAACAAACTACTAGGGAAGGAAACTTGAGGGAGATGCCTAGATCACGCGCGCGATCAATCTAGGTAGAGAATATATAGCCTAAGACAGAAACCAGAATGGATGCATGCTCATAATTCTTCCACCTTGACGGAGCTGCCGGGGAGCAGCTCACCGAGGTGGCGAGCGAGTAGCTCCTTCGCCGCAGTGTGAGCCTCCTCCTTGGCGCTGCCCTCCGGCATCCTGCTGATGGCGCTGAAGATGGGGCGCAGCAGGGCGAGCTCGCCGTTCACCACCCCCATGGCCCGCTTGACCGTCTCGGCGGCGCCGTTGTGCGCCGGGTCGTAGCTGTGCATCGCGCGGACGGCCTCCGCCATGGCCTCCTGCCGCTGCGGCAGGCCGTCGTCGTCGTCCGCGGCAGCGAAAGCTCCGCTGAGcttgctgttgctgctgccggcGGCGACCAGAGCGAGcgtgaggaggacgaggacgaggacgaacttggGCTTCGCCATGGTGAGGGGAGGGGAGGGAATGGGTTGCATCTTCCTGGGGGAGGAAGCTGAGTGAGTATTTATGACGGAGTTGTGGCACTGGCAGACACACCTCGCCTTGCGCAGCTGGGGGCAAGGTAGGGATGCAAACCGGCCGGAACCCATCCGGTTCGTAGTTTTTTTTCGGACGTTGCTACAGGGTGCTATAGCACTGGTTAGTCTACCAGAGTGCCCCACCCAAATTAGGAAATAAACTAGTCTAACATCCTTTTGGTCTAAAAATAGAAAGTCCTAATTTTTCACGTCTCCTGCTACCGCCGCAGGTTTGCACGCGAAATGCAGAGAATGCGTTCTCATTCCTCAACTCCGTGGAGAGTTCATGACGGGGAAAAAGCGAGCTCTTGGTTATTATGTATAAATTCACACAAATAAAAAGTAAATGCATATGCCATCTTCTCCTTTGATTCCTCAAATTCAGAACAAATATTGGAAAGTAAGAAATTAGAGTTTAACTACATAAAATTACATGCCAGAAAATATTCTAGTATTTGTGATTCTAATTGAGGATGTAAAAAATAGCAGCGTGGATGTAGAAAAAAAGATCTGGAGAACCTACTGTTGTTACATCTAGATATGGGGAAAAGTACTATTTCCAGATCCCGGAtgtagaaaaaggaaaaaaaatcacTGATGACATTGTTCTAGATGTAAGAAAAAGATCTCTAGATGTAAAAATAGATCAAAAATgcatatagctctaaaaaaaataCATCCCCGAAAATACAGTGCTTGTGATTTCAATTGAGAatgtaaaaaaatgaaaaatttcAGTGATGAGATATAGAAAAAAGAAGAAACTACACAGATGCACCAAAAAAAATACATCGACTTGAGATCGCGACGAGTCCACTTGCTGGACCATGGGAGAGGGCGAAGGGGCGCACGGTGGAGGCGATGCCCTTCCCGGCGGCGCGAATGGAGACGGGGTGCCCTTGGTGGGCGTGGTCCCGGCGGCGCGCCATGGAGGTGAGGGGCCCTACGGCGCTCGGTTTTGCAAGGCCCTTTCTGTCGCCGTCGCCGGGCCACGGGAACAGAGGGCCTGCAGCACCTGTGGAGTGTGGGCGTTCTGCCCAGGCGGCGCCATGGAGGCGGGGCCTGCAGGGCGGTGGAGGTGGGCATACCGGTGGTGCGCCATGGAGATGGAGGCCTCCAGCGCGCGTGTGGAGATGGGCACCCTCCCGGCGGCGCGCCATGGGGACGGGCCCTGTAGCGCGTGTGGAGGTGGGCGTCCTCCCGGCGGCTGGGAATCAGGGGCAGCCTGATGGGAGGCGGGTGAGGCAATGGGAGCTCGAGTTCTGGGTTGCAGCGACGGAGGCAGATCGGGAGGTGGTCTAGGCGGAGGAGGAAGGTAATCGGTGGAGTGGGGATAACAAGTGGACGAGAAGAAACCCGCCTGGGAGAGACGAAAGGGAACGAGATTCTCGAAGGACCTAGTCGTGTCCCGTCTTTAGTCCTGCTATCACCCCGGTGAGCCACAGGATGTCCATCAGACGACGAAGAGAGGTGGGCACTCTGTACCACCAGGGAGTGCCCCCGCACTTATTAGAAAACGGGTTTTTTTCGTAGTTAAAAGTTGTTAAACAAATTAAtctactagtttaaactaaataatgTTTTCACGGGTTCGTAAGGgatgccgcttgcaaccctaggcAAAGGCAATGTAAGCATAGTGACGACTGGCCACAAAAAACACGACTGATAGATGGAGTTGTATTTTTTTAGCGCTCCAACCTTCCCTCATTTTAACATTTTGTCGCTTCACAAGGATGCATGTTTGGTACCATGCTTGGGTGTGTTAGTAGTCAGTAGACATGCTGGTACCTCTAACCAATGTCTAATTTGCAATGTTGGCAGCCAGGATATATTATGCACTCTTTTCAGCTGTCCTCAGCGCAAAAAATATGGAATATGTTTGGGGCAGAGAGTATCATCAATTGGGTACTACGGCCTACGGCAAGATCGGGTTTCGGACCATTGCTTCTAGAACATATGATCTTAAACCTTGGTGATTGCGCCCTGATGGGAGCTCTTGGACTTCCAGAAATTATCCTTACACGTGCATGGTATATGCATCAGTTTACCCATGGTGAAATCCTTCGGCCAACGCATAGGAGTGCAATGTCGGTCAGGGTACTAGCTAGTTACTAATCTGTGTGTGAGGATGAGGAAACCATGGTCGAGACCGCCAAAAGGTGTTATAAAATTTAATGTTGTTGCCGCATATGATGCTGATCAAGGGAAAGGATGTATGGGTGCTATAGCCAGGATATCAATGGGAAGTTCATGTTGTGAAGAATTGTGGCGGACCCATTCATGGCTAAGGCTTATGCTTTAAGAGATGAACTTAGTATGGCACAATATCTTGGAAGTAATAATTTCACCATCCAATCGATTAACAAGCAATCATTGACACTACGATGGATGGTGTTTTTTCAGTGACTTCATCAGCATCAATCTTTGATGATTGTAGAATTATTACTtctagcactagtagaaaaacggtcatctataccggttccagagggccattcgtaccggttttgcaaccggtacaaattattcggcactaaagcccccccccctttcgtaccggttgcttacgaaccggtataaaacgggcctccacgtgggccaccaggagagctcagggctgaggatctttggtaccggttggtaatacgaaccggtaccaaaggttccccccgcggcagggaattttcccaaatctctgccgcggcagagaattggctttttagggttttggagaggtttagggatatcggtttgattcatatcgcgtcgatgcaccagaaacgcgtttgggtttaggtagtacatgaagatcaagatgatgcatagcaagttggtgcatataatataacacacatgttattgcatgagatcgcaaattaagtagcactatgcatgaagatcgatcttcatgcatagtggtgctctccgaggcgtactctatatatgtctattacatgtagcatagtggtactcttcgagtcaacgatatatgtaacatgtacatcttcattcattgtggtgctctgcgagtggtggtatgacgtcccgaaggaaaaatcccgccaattcctcgcctattgctatgaagcggtcatcgattgagagcttgttccgctttcttgccaactataaaagaataagatacaaatgaatacatgaaacaactattactgaaactcggcacaacttatgataacaaaacaaatttgtgaagattgtttttgtacctctttatttctctcattattcgttctctcgttgacaattctgcggatgaactcgcaaacgaagaatccacagagatcggtccccggaggttgttgcgggcatttctttacaagaatataattcaatcaaacaatagtcaagtatgataattgaaaggtgtgtggacctaggtagtactacttactttcgcacgccatcgcagcttcggtggccattcacgggacgtatcttccttgatgaaagtttgccatacgctgctcgacaaaagaaaatgcataaaagagtcatcaattagttcaaagcaggaaattaacgaaacaaaccgataagaattcaaattaccttctgagcattaaaaaacaagacacgtatagatccttttctttggttagtgagtccaagacttcaacttctccaatttccaaattgatgacgagaagaataaagtgaaacctacgcacgtttcaatatgtagtcattagttaaaattttgacatacggtgagcaaaatataatgtgttataagacagtaagactcactcgaagttgtaaggccaaagtattagctttttgtcacgttgtcgcttcaaaaaccttagcaaagtctgcggtgtatccttgttatagaggggatcatctatggttttgacatgcattgtgttcgggtcaatgaacccaatgtctgtgatatcgtcccttttgcattcgagcatcttcgatctgcataatatagcgcacaaaagattataatctgcagacaatgaacgacttctcaaattaaataaataaatcacttacagacaatagcaaatcgatgattgatttgtcgagggcccggagattgtataactgaaagagttcggcgaagtcaacgttcacacagtactcctggaagtagtgctcttccctaactcgcaccatgatagtctcgatcccttcctttgaggccttaaggtaccacgaatgcaagttacgcatacatgttggtaccttcctgagattctcgaccaaatctttcccttgaacaaactgatatgctcgttcagctaaggcgtaatcagttgcgtcttgtcgagaactttgaacggtcttcccgtcaaacaccttgagaggggcgaccgattgaacgggttgttgtccgagctggtagacactgtgtatcccttttatctccctgatacccgatttaacgggttttgtcgcctcgatcatcttgtcatacgacctttcaatagaacgcgcatagtcagatggcggcgatggtacagggtcatatagattgtcaacggtacgcacaactttctcccgatctagtgtcttctcgaaaggtatctctggcactttcggtgcaaaaaatttcttcacctcggccttaacggcctccgcgttttcctctggagttttttcccaaggtaacttctcaggaggcggcagttgtttctcctttctagctttcttcctaggcggcgtaccgttccgcttaacggacgctgtcttacgcggaggatctcgagatggtggactcacgctggggtccctctcaggtaggtgtggacttggctgctcaccaggactgccaccagggaggagtcgatggcatttgctgctcatgtgtaggagtcggtggcctttgcaaaaggacgacgtacttcttcggccatagggcgaaaccgtgcttgacatcgcccagtgtcctctcatcttcacctctaggaatatcaagctccactttttcaaaccccgaaacaacttcatccaccccgacacgaacacaaccaggtggaatgggcatatgatggtgcattgctccatcttcacttgggtacacatagccgaccgccaccttaacagacgcggtcctgattaacatatgtagctcgcaatctgtcttctccgtgacataatccacggggtagcttcctccacatccgtcaagatgcgaggaaccgacactgcttcttcgctgagatggggcagcatcggcttgtggatcctgtagaaacagcggctgatcgggtgccctgcgatttctctcaagagcctccaccctagataacaactccgttacaatgtcggcgtccttcttcttctttcgcgaacggcttctataagtgtcagcgctgtccggccacgcttccttcatggtgagacctgggcgagctcgtacccgtccaacatgttcggggttccctgcagcgagtgtcagctcgtcattctctcgatcgggaatgtactctccctttctaaccttttcaattgcatctacaagcttcggtacaattgcctcaattttttccctccattttcccttcgcaacgatcaaccctgtctttgggtccaaccctgccccatgagcgaacaaccagaa encodes:
- the LOC139831627 gene encoding uncharacterized protein, which codes for MRALFYNLRGFGGRGRRTQLRDYMQQERIDILGLQETIRQDFSAAELRSLEQGGQFNWNWVPANGHSGGMLLGFRDECFEVGAWRKGSFFISADIFHRCKRLIWTCILVYGPADHSRTREFLDELVSEVEACHYPLIIGGDFNLIRGAHDKSNDNINWPRVRQFNDVIASLALREINRTGARFTWTNRQLSPVRSVLDRVFVSPAWEQVFPLCSLLAVTRVGSDHNPLLFDDGEQGVRRPSRFIFQSWWLRVAGFDEMVKGKIDHCIHALGPHRCSVDLWQCIARCLRQHLRGWGANLGKLRRQVRDDLIS
- the LOC127303653 gene encoding uncharacterized protein, producing MGSGRFASLPCPQLRKARCVCQCHNSVINTHSASSPRKMQPIPSPPLTMAKPKFVLVLVLLTLALVAAGSSNSKLSGAFAAADDDDGLPQRQEAMAEAVRAMHSYDPAHNGAAETVKRAMGVVNGELALLRPIFSAISRMPEGSAKEEAHTAAKELLARHLGELLPGSSVKVEEL